The Posidoniimonas polymericola genome includes the window ACGTCGCGGCGTCCAGCACCACGATGTCGGCCGCCAGCCCCTCCCGCAGGTAGCCCCGGTCCTCCATCCCGAGGATGTCGGCCGGCAGGCCGCTGGCGCTGCGGACCGCCCGGGCTAGCGAGACCACGCCCTCCTCGGCGGCGTAGCGCCCGATCTTCCGCGGGAACGTCCCGAAGCTCCGCGGGTGGGGCTTGGTCCCGTCGGGCACTTTGACGCTGCCGTCCGAGGCGGTCGCGACCCACGGCAGCGACATCACCCAGCGGACGTCGCGCTCGTCCATGCTGAAGCTGACGCCGGCCTCCTCGCCGGCGCGGACTACGTCGATCGCTACGTCTACTGCCGCGCGGCCCTCTTCCTTGGCGATGTCGCGGATCATGCGCCCGACGTACTTCGGCAGGCTAGGGCAGTCGGCGACCATGATGCCGCCGCGGGCCTCGAGCAGGTCCTGCATGATCGGCCGCAGCCGGGCCAGCTGCGCCGGGTCGCCCAGCCGGTCGGTCAGATCCTGGCGGCTCCCCTCGCGTTCCTCGTCGGGCAGCAGCATCGCCGCAACCGAAGTGCTGCTCGCCGCGTAGGGGTACTGGTCGGCCGTGACGGTGAGCCCCTCGTCCTGCGCCCGGGCGATGACCTCGGCCGCGGCCCGGACCTTGCCCCAGTTGCGCCGCTTGCTCGCCTTAAAGTGCGAGACGTGCACCGCCGCGCCCGACAGGCGGCCGATACGCAGCGCCTCCTCGACCGACTCGACCAGCTCGTCCCCCTCGTCGCGGATGTGGCTGGCGTAGATGCCGCCGAACTCGGCGACGACCTCCGCGAGCTTGGCGATCTCCTCGGCATCGGCGTAGGCCGAGGGGACGTACTGCAGGCCGGTGCTCATGCCCCAGGCGCCCGCCTCCATCCCCTGGCGGACGAGCGCCCGCATCCGCTCGACCTCGTCCCCCTCGGCCGGGCGGCGCTTGGCACCTATCACGCTGGACCTCACCGCGCCCTGCGGGACCAGGTGAGCCACGTTGACGCCCGCGGGCCGCTCGTCCAGCTCGTGGTAGTAGGCCGCGACGTCCAGCGCCCCGCCGCCGCAGTTGCCGGTGACCAGCGTAGTGCAGCCCTGGGTCAAGTAGAAGGCAGACTCGCGGGTTTGGTCGGCAAGGATGCGTGGGACGCGGGACGAGTCTTCATCGTCCGACTCGATGGTTTGGTCGCTGTGGTTGTGCAGGTCGATGAACCCGGGAGCAACGACGAGACCCTGGCAGTCGATCGTGTGGCCGATCTTGCCAGGTTCGAAGCGTCCCACTGCGACGATGCGGTCGCCCCGCACTGCGACGTCGCCGACCTCGGGTTCGGCGTCCACGCCCGTGCAGAGCGTGCCCCCCTTGAGCAAGAGGTCGGCGTCGACCGGCTTGGCCAGTGAGTTGCTCGCAGCGGCTCCTACGAGCAGCAGCGCGGCGAGGCGTAGTAGGCGGCTGTCCATCAGATCGACTCCCTGCGGTTGGTTGCTGGTCCTGTCAGCCCAGGATAGCGGAACCGGCGTCGCAAAGGCGCACGCTGCGCGACCCCGTGACGAGGCTGCGCAGAAAAGCGACCCGCAGCCGTCGACCCGCCCGTCTAGAACACCACGCCCTCGACCGGCGGCGGCTTGATCGGCAGGTTCTCGTCGCCGATCATCTCTTTGAGGTTTTCTTCGATGGTCAGGCTGATGGCGGTCAGCGGCGTGTCGTCGGGGCGGTTCTCGAACGGGTCCTCGGTCCGCTCGCCGATCTGGTCGAGCGAGAGGAACACGAAGTTGATCAGCAGCGACAGCGGGATGTTGAACAGCCCGAGGTCCTCGATGAACGCGAACGGCACCAGCGTGCCGTGCAGAAAGACGAACACCCGGGAGAAGAAGCTGTAGGGCCGCGGGAACGGCGTGTTCTTGATCCGTTCGCTCATGCCCTGGTGGTTGTGGAACTCGTTGAGGGTCTCGCCGAGCCGCACGTAGCGGTAGTCCGACAGCCAGCCGCGCTCGTAGCCGTGCTTGAGATCCCGGCCCTGGTTCATCAGCAGATAGTTCGGCGCGTTCCGTTTGTGCACGACCTCGTCGAATTCGTCCTCGGTGAGGAACGGCCTGATCTCGTCGAAGTGGTTGAGGGTCTCGAACAGCTCCTCCTCGATCTCGTTGTAGGGGTGCCGCTCGCGGAGGTTGACCCGCAACGCGTGCACGAAGGCGATGTGGCGGTAGACCAGCGAGCGCTGCCAGTTCCACATCTCCTCGGGCTCGTCGCCGACGGGGTCGACGGCGAGCGTCATCACCTCGCGGCCCCACGCCCGGCTGTAGTTGACCAGCATGCCCCAGATCTTGCGGGCCTCCCACCAGCGGTCGTACGCGCTGTTGTTCTTGAAGCCGAGGAAGATGGCCAGCGCCGTGCTGAGGGTGGCGATCGCGTTGAACGGCACCGTGAGCCGCTCCATGTCAAACTTGTGGTGCAGCACGTAGGCGACTACCGACAGCACCGCGAAGTACAGCATGCTCTTCCACGTGTAGAAGAGGACGTGTCGCCACTTGATGCTCCTGGAAACAATCATTGCGCAGGGGGGCCGTGAGGGGCATGCGGGGGCTGGAAGGGACGCGTCAGCCGTAGCGGGGTAGGGCGGGGCTCGGTAGCGCCGCGTCCTTATCATGTCCGCGGGCAGGGGGCGACGCAACGCCCGTCGCGGCGCGTGCTCGGCGATGCGCGGCAAGCGAAAGGTGCAGAGCCGAGTCGGCTCGCTGACGAGACTGTCCCCCGGCTAGCAGCGTCGTCGAGGCCGGGGCGAGAATCTTGCGGACAGCTCGGTAGGGTGGGTAAGCCCACCGTCGCTGGCTACTCTACGACGACCTCTCCGTCCAAGCGGTTTGCCTGGTAGCGATGCACCAGCGGGTCGATGTCGTAGTTGACGGTCTGGACCGAACCGTCGCAGTAGACCATGTTGAGTCCCCCAGAGTGGGCGCTGCCGAAGGCAACCAGTGCTCGGGTTGGGTCTTCGGCACTGGGGGCGTCTTGAGCGGGCTGCCAAGAGTCTTGAGTGGCGCCGGAGTAAGCCGAAAGAGCGCCAGGCTTATAAGCGACCCGCTGGTTGTCCCACTCGTACCCGCAGTACATCGATTGGTTGTCGCCGTAGCGTCCGTTGTTGGTGACGGTTGTGTTGCCGTCGTGCGCGTCGGTGGGGACGTACTTCTCGCCGATCAGGTAGGTGTTCGAAGTGCCGTCGGACACTTGACGCATTTTGACCTCGCTCCGGAAGCCGATCACACCGGTCTGAAAGTCCTTGTTCTCGCTCCTGCCGCGTGCAGTAACCACGAACTGCTGGGTCGTTTTGGGCCACTGGAAGTCCGCGGCGTCGGCAAGCGAGCCGGGCACAGGCGTGATGTCGTTGCTGCCGAATCCGTCTTGAGCGTGCCGGAAGGAGTCGCCGCTGTTGCCGGCGTAGTCGCCCAACGCGACTGGTTGACCGCTGACGAAGTTGTATTCGGAGGCCCGTGCGCCGGCTTGCGTGCCCATAAAGGTTGTCCGCCGGCTTGGGCAATTGAAGGTGTCGATCGGCGAGGCGATCAGCTGAAGAATGGCCTGTTGCCAATCCCTGCTGCCTACAACTGCATTCCTGCCAAGGTCACGCAGGGAGTTTTCTTCCAGGTAACTAAAGACGCCGTAGTACCAGCTGCCTGGCTGATCCTTGCCGTACCCGCGGGTCGGATCCGGATAGAAGAGTCCGCCCCACCCACCGGAGGGGAAGTAGCCGTGCGTGTCTTCGTGTAGCAGCGAAGCCAAGCCCATCTGCTTGAGCTGGTTCTTGCACTGGGTCCGGCGGGCCGCTTCGCGGGCCGACTGCACGGCCGGCAGCAGCAGAGCGATCAAGATGCCGATGATGGCGATTACCACCAGCAGCTCGACGAGCGTGAAACCCCGGTTGGAGGTGGGGGGGGCCTGTATTGCGTTCGACTGGCGAGGCATAGCGTACGGCCTTCTCTAGCTTCTGTTGGATAGGCGGCTGTGACGCCGCTTTGTCGAAACCGCGCCTGTTCCCGAGTTCTTCAAGCTAAACGCGAAATCGCGAAGGGAGCAAGGCATTGAATTCGTTAGAAAATCTTCCGTTTGCGCAAGGCTCTTGGTCTGCAGTGCGGACTTGCGAACCGCTACGCAACACCGAAGCGTCGCAAACCAGCAGAGTCAAAGTGCCGCGCGGGCGCCTCGTATGCGAAGCGCCCGCGCGGGAAGCAATCGGAAATCTACACCGCGACGCCCTAAACGCGGCGACGCAGCCCAGCCAGGCAGCCGGCAACAGCCAGCAGCAGGCCGGCGGTTGGCTCGGGGATCGCCGAGACAACCACGTTGTCGATCAGGCCAAACGTCAAGTCGGGACGCGACGTGACCGAGCTGAACAGGTCGGCGTAGTACAGGCCGATGTTGCCGTCGCTGGTGTACGGCTCGTCGATCACGATAACCGTCCGGCGGTCGCCATTGGGCTTCTCGAGCACGACCGTCGACAGGCCGTTGTTGGTGTTGACCTCGAAGGTGACCCACTGGAAGCCAGGGCTGCCGGCGACACCCGCCGGGTCGTCGACCTGGAACTGGCCGGCCGGCGGCGAGACGCCGGGCAGGAAGTTGGAGTAGTGCGGATTAAATCCGTTGCGATCGCCCGCGACATACTCGGTCGCGGCGAGGAACGTGCCGTCGGCAAACGCCCGCCAGTCGCTGCCCGAGCCGCCGTCGCCGGTGGCGATGATCTGGGCTCCGGCGCCGATGTCGGCGGACGCGTTGTCGTAGCCGATGCCGCCGCCGATGAATTCGGTGGTGCCGGCCGAGCCGCCATTGATGCGTTCGTCGGCGTCGTAGTTCATCCAGACGTCAAAGCGGAGCTGGTAGTTTCCGCTGAAGCTCTGACCGGTGGGGTACAGGGTGAAGCCGCTGGCGGCGCCGCCGGCCAGGTTGGCCTCGAGCTTCACTCCACTGGTGGCGGTGTCGCCGACCTGGGAGTTGGGCGCCTCGGGGATGAAGTCGGCGCTGTAGTCGTAGCCAAAGGTGACGGCGTAGTCGCCGGCCGAGGCGGCCGAACCAAAGGCGTTGAAGCCCCAGCCCGACGCCGACGCCATCTCATTGCTGTACAACGCGGCCGCGCTGGCCGGCGTCGCAGCAAGGGCCAGCACTAGCAGTGCGAAGCCCTTCAGAAAGTTGCTCGTCATTAGTTCTCTCCCAAAGCATGAAAAACAGAAGTAGTACGCCTGCAAAAGGTGAACGCTTAGCGACGCCGCCTCAGGCCGGGCAGCGTCGCCACTAGGAGCATCGCAATCGCGGTGGGCTCTGGCGTGGTCACGCCGGCGCCGGGGGCCGCGGTCGAGGCGCCGTAGTTGGCGACCCAGATGTTGTAGTCTTCGGAGTCGACCACGCCGCTGCCGTCGCCATCGGCAGAGAGGTCGCCGTCCCGCCAGAGGGTGTAGTCCGCCGCGTCGACAACGCCGTCGCTATTGTAGTCGCCGGCCAGACCTGCGCCCGGATCGACGAGGCTGAACAAGCCGTCCGAGGTCGTGACGGCCAGCGTGTTGCCGCCGGGGCTGAAGACCTGCAGCCGGTGCGAGACCTCGCTCAGGCTGTACACGTTGCCGGCCGCGTCGAGTGACACACGCGCGATGCGGTCGCGGGCCGACTGCCCGGCGATCGTGATCGATTCAAAGTTGGTGATGCGGTCGTCGGAGGTGTCGCCAGGGGTGCCGTTGTCGTCGATCTCGATGACCGGCAGCCCGTCCTCGTCGAGCGGGATGACCAAGATACTGCCAGCGTAATCGCTCTCGGAGCCCAGCACCGGGTTGTCGCCATCCTCCGGGGTGTCGCTTGGCGAGAACTGTTGCCCACGGTGCACGTACATCTTCGTGCCGTCGGGCGAAATGGTGATCGAGCCAACGGCGCGGAAAATGTCCTGGACGCCTTCTCCGCGAGACAAATCTTCCGGGTTTTCCTGGATGTGCGTCGAGTCATTGCCGTCGAGGCCGTTGTCGATCGACCACTGCTTCGACGCCCACTCCACCGTCGGAGTAAGCCCGTCCACACCGTCGGCGGAAACAATAATCAGCCCCGACTCGTTCCCGTGCGTCCGCGACTGGGTCAGGTAGAACTTGTCGAACTGCGGCTCGTAGTGGGCGTCCTTGACAATCCCGTCCAGGTTTCCGTCGTCGTACCAGAGCACCTCGCCCGTATCGAGCGGCGTCGACGCGATCTCTAGCACCGGGTCGCCGGTGTAGCTGGTGGCGTCCTCGACGTCCCACCGCCAGATGCTGTAGCCGTCTTGCGAGCCGCAGGTTGGGCAGGGGTCTACTGGTTCGAATGTGTTGCCGTCGATGTCGAGGTCTTCGTCAATCGCCCAGACCTTCAGGTTCTGACCGACCACGCCGGTCACCGAAGGCTTGGACTGGATCGAGCCATGCAGTTCGGCGCCGCCGTCGGCTAGCGGGAGGCCCGCTTCGCGGTCCCCGGTCTCGTACGCAAGCACCAGGCCTCCATTAACCAGGTCCGGCGACGAGTACTTGATGCCGCCGCTCTCGTTCGAGTAGTCCGACGCGATCAGGTTGCCCGCCTCGTCGAGGGCGATCTGCCACGGCGAAGACCCGCCGTTTTGATCGACCGTCCAATTGCTGGGGACCTTGGCTAGGCTGATATCATCGGGGTCGGTTTGGGCCGCGAAGCCATTGGCCAAGTCGACTCCAATAAGATTCGCCGAAAGCGAGTAGATGCCGTCCCCCATCGAGCGGGGATAGAGCTGCAGCGTTGGCGGGTTTTGAAACACCTGAGGATGAGAGACATACACCGTGCCGAAGTACGGGCTCGACGCGTCCTGGTTGACGACCACACCGGTGGGACGCTGGTAGTAGGTGTGCAGGTTCGACTCGTCGCTCAGCTCGGTCCAACCTTCGGCGGCGTCCTTCGCGACCTGGATCTGGAAGTCGCTGAAGCCGGTCATGTCGAACGTGTGTCGACCGGCGGTTGGGCTGGTCAGAGTGACCGCGTTGCCCGAATCCCGCAGAACGGTGATCGAGTCCGCCGCTTCATTGAGAACGAATTCCCAGGTGTTGCCGCTCGTGTTGATCACCTGAGAAGCGTAGGGGACCGCCAGGGCTGGGGTCGAGGCCCCGAGCAGCAGAAGGATCGCCCCCGCGACCGAACATCTTGCACAAGTCATTAAGTCTTATCCTGGTCAATCAATGATGCCGTCGAGATCATGCCAGGCGGCAAGCCGCAACGCTGGGGTAGATCCCTTCCGCCCATGCTCTGTCCGTACAGGTCCCAAAATAACAACCAATCGCTAGTCGCTGGCACGGATTTGCGTAGCGTTTTCACCGAGTTGCGCACGCCCCTGCATGGGTGCGGAAGCCCGAGGTATGGGTTTGCGATAAACCGCTTTTCCGCCCAGGTCTGCCGCTAGAGATCTCTGCCGGCCACGGAGCCGTGACACGCTCGTATTTGCCCCTGAGAATGAAAACTAACTGTCTCGGCCCCGTGTACGAAGCCGTCGCGTTTGGCCTGCAATGGCGCCAGTGGTGGGGCAAACGGGGGCGCCACGCGGCCGACTCACCTAGCCAATCGACCCCGGGTTGTCGTCGCCGCTTCCGCCCGACTCCAGGTACGCAGTCAGCATGATCTGCGCCGCGAGCGCGTCGAGCCGTGCCTGGCGTTTCTTCTTGGTCAGGTTGGCCGCCTGCAGGATCTCCTCGGCGTGGGCCGAGGTGTAGCGCTCGTCGAAGTAATCGACCGGCACGCCGGTCAATTCGATGAGCCAGCGGCCGAACTGCCGGGCCTCAAGGCTCTTTTGGCTCTCGTCGCCGTTGAGGTGCACTGGCAGCCCCACGACCCACCTCGCCAGCCGCTCTTCGTTAGCGAGCTGCTTGAAGTACTGCGCGTCGAGCCGCTCGCTGCGGCGGTTGTAGTTCTCGTAGGGCGACGCCATCGAGACCTCGAGGTCGCCGATCGCAATGCCGATGCGCACCGTGCCGTAGTCGATCCCCGCGACGCGGTTTGAGTCCGGAAACGGTGGCGCCGGCGGGGAAGGCTCCGCGCCACCCTCTTCCCCTTTCCACTTTCCGCTTTCCCCTTTGCTCACAGATGTTCGCTCCAGCCCCGCGCCTCGAGCTCCTTCACCACCTTGCGGATGCTCTCCTCGTCGTGCTTGCTGGCGACCAGCGTGGCGTCCGCCGTGTGCACGACGATGCAGTCCTTCAGGCCGAGCGTCACGATCAGGTGGTCGTCGCTCGAACGCACGATCGAGCCCTCGGTGTTGAAGCCCAGGTGCTTGCCGACAATCGTGTTGCCGTTCTCGTCCTCGCCCAGCCGCCGGGTGAGCGACTGCCAGCCGCCGAGGTCGTCCCACTCGAAGGGCGCCTCGATCACGGCGACGTCCGTCGCGTGCTCCATCACGGCGTAGTCGATGCTGATCCCCTCGATGGCGGTAAACTCCTGGTCGAACAAGGCGTCGCGGTCGGGCGTGTTCCAGGCGTCGACGATCAGCTCCAGGTGCTCGAGCATCGCCGGCTGCCGCTCACGCAACGCGTCGAGGATAGTCGCCGCCCTCCAGACGAAGATGCCGCTGTTCCAGTAGAAGTCGCCCGACTCGAGGTACTCGGCGGCGGTGTTACCATTAGGCTTCTCGACAAACCGGGCGACCTGGTACGCCGGCGCGCCGGCGGCCTTTAGCGATTCACTCCGCTGGATGTAGCCAAAGATCTCCGCCGGGTAGGTCGGCTTGATGCCGAAGGTCACGATCCGGCCCGGGCTCTCGGCGATCAGCTTGTCGGCCTGCTTTACTGCGGCCTGGAACGCGGCGCTGTCGGGGATGACGTGGTCGGCCGGGCAGACCAGCATCGTGGCGTCGGGGTCGCCGGCGACGCGGGTGACCAGCAGGGCAGCCAGCCCGATGCACGGCGCGGTGTCCCGCTTGCACGGCTCGCCCACCACGGCGCCCTCGGCCAGCTCCGGCAGCTGTTCCCGCACGCCGTCGACCAGCCGCCGGTTGGTGACCACCATCCGCCGCTCGGGCGGGATCAGGTCGCCGAAGCGGCTGCTGGTCTGGCGGATCATGGTCTGGTCACCGACCAGCTTGAGCATCTGCTTGGGGGAGTCCGCACGGCTGGCGGGCCAGAAGCGGGTGCCGGATCCTCCGGCCATGATGATCGCGTGAAGCATGAGAGGGGTAGCTATGAGGGGAGATTGAGAACGAACCAGTAGGATAACAGGCGGCCGATAGCAGCATCAGGTCGGCGGGCCATTAGCCGGCGAGCTACGCCTCGCCGGAAGCCAGCCGGAGCGGTTCTGTCCCGGCGGGTTTTGTCCACCACTATTCCCGGGTTCCTCTGACTACCTCCGCTAGCGAGCTCATTTGAGACGGCTATAGCAGCCTCCAACGCATCCCCGCCGGCGAACCAACCCGCTGGGTTTGGTCCCAAAAATCGAGCGGAGGGGACAAAACCCCCCAGCGCACCTGGCCCTCTCGTGTGTGGCCCCACCAGTTTTGTCCCCGCGCCAACGTTTCCTCGGC containing:
- a CDS encoding N-acyl-D-amino-acid deacylase family protein; its protein translation is MDSRLLRLAALLLVGAAASNSLAKPVDADLLLKGGTLCTGVDAEPEVGDVAVRGDRIVAVGRFEPGKIGHTIDCQGLVVAPGFIDLHNHSDQTIESDDEDSSRVPRILADQTRESAFYLTQGCTTLVTGNCGGGALDVAAYYHELDERPAGVNVAHLVPQGAVRSSVIGAKRRPAEGDEVERMRALVRQGMEAGAWGMSTGLQYVPSAYADAEEIAKLAEVVAEFGGIYASHIRDEGDELVESVEEALRIGRLSGAAVHVSHFKASKRRNWGKVRAAAEVIARAQDEGLTVTADQYPYAASSTSVAAMLLPDEEREGSRQDLTDRLGDPAQLARLRPIMQDLLEARGGIMVADCPSLPKYVGRMIRDIAKEEGRAAVDVAIDVVRAGEEAGVSFSMDERDVRWVMSLPWVATASDGSVKVPDGTKPHPRSFGTFPRKIGRYAAEEGVVSLARAVRSASGLPADILGMEDRGYLREGLAADIVVLDAATFRDHATFESPTENSTGVRWLLVNGELAIDDGQLVKTDAGRTLRKPSAAE
- a CDS encoding DUF1559 family PulG-like putative transporter — encoded protein: MPRQSNAIQAPPTSNRGFTLVELLVVIAIIGILIALLLPAVQSAREAARRTQCKNQLKQMGLASLLHEDTHGYFPSGGWGGLFYPDPTRGYGKDQPGSWYYGVFSYLEENSLRDLGRNAVVGSRDWQQAILQLIASPIDTFNCPSRRTTFMGTQAGARASEYNFVSGQPVALGDYAGNSGDSFRHAQDGFGSNDITPVPGSLADAADFQWPKTTQQFVVTARGRSENKDFQTGVIGFRSEVKMRQVSDGTSNTYLIGEKYVPTDAHDGNTTVTNNGRYGDNQSMYCGYEWDNQRVAYKPGALSAYSGATQDSWQPAQDAPSAEDPTRALVAFGSAHSGGLNMVYCDGSVQTVNYDIDPLVHRYQANRLDGEVVVE
- the ruvX gene encoding Holliday junction resolvase RuvX codes for the protein MSKGESGKWKGEEGGAEPSPPAPPFPDSNRVAGIDYGTVRIGIAIGDLEVSMASPYENYNRRSERLDAQYFKQLANEERLARWVVGLPVHLNGDESQKSLEARQFGRWLIELTGVPVDYFDERYTSAHAEEILQAANLTKKKRQARLDALAAQIMLTAYLESGGSGDDNPGSIG
- a CDS encoding bestrophin family protein, giving the protein MIVSRSIKWRHVLFYTWKSMLYFAVLSVVAYVLHHKFDMERLTVPFNAIATLSTALAIFLGFKNNSAYDRWWEARKIWGMLVNYSRAWGREVMTLAVDPVGDEPEEMWNWQRSLVYRHIAFVHALRVNLRERHPYNEIEEELFETLNHFDEIRPFLTEDEFDEVVHKRNAPNYLLMNQGRDLKHGYERGWLSDYRYVRLGETLNEFHNHQGMSERIKNTPFPRPYSFFSRVFVFLHGTLVPFAFIEDLGLFNIPLSLLINFVFLSLDQIGERTEDPFENRPDDTPLTAISLTIEENLKEMIGDENLPIKPPPVEGVVF
- a CDS encoding mannose-1-phosphate guanylyltransferase; translation: MLHAIIMAGGSGTRFWPASRADSPKQMLKLVGDQTMIRQTSSRFGDLIPPERRMVVTNRRLVDGVREQLPELAEGAVVGEPCKRDTAPCIGLAALLVTRVAGDPDATMLVCPADHVIPDSAAFQAAVKQADKLIAESPGRIVTFGIKPTYPAEIFGYIQRSESLKAAGAPAYQVARFVEKPNGNTAAEYLESGDFYWNSGIFVWRAATILDALRERQPAMLEHLELIVDAWNTPDRDALFDQEFTAIEGISIDYAVMEHATDVAVIEAPFEWDDLGGWQSLTRRLGEDENGNTIVGKHLGFNTEGSIVRSSDDHLIVTLGLKDCIVVHTADATLVASKHDEESIRKVVKELEARGWSEHL